A stretch of Aerococcus christensenii DNA encodes these proteins:
- the coaA gene encoding type I pantothenate kinase produces the protein MKGKYSYHVIDRKEWRKYRQKVAPPVAINLTNEQLQRLVSLNDHLTLEDANDIYQPLSQLIAIYFKKYQRLMEDRNQFLGISDTVPPFIIAVSGSVAVGKSTTARLLKVFLSQCFPALRVELMTTDGFLFPNKQLETLGIMNRKGFPESYDMAELKAFMRDVKTNMPYLKIPQYSHDIADRVKESLEIPLPEILIVEGINVLQIMGPDQFFIGEYADLSIYVDAETSLIEKWYMERYALLREYALREPERYHQVSAGMSYEQAMAHAKKTWKEVNLVNLEEYILPTRDRADIVIHKCKKHFIDSIWMRRY, from the coding sequence ATGAAGGGCAAGTATTCGTACCATGTGATTGACCGCAAAGAATGGCGGAAATATCGGCAAAAGGTTGCACCTCCTGTCGCTATCAATTTGACCAATGAGCAGTTGCAACGCTTGGTATCTTTGAATGACCATTTGACCTTAGAAGATGCCAATGATATTTATCAGCCTTTGAGTCAGTTAATTGCGATTTATTTTAAAAAATACCAAAGACTCATGGAGGATAGAAATCAATTTTTAGGGATTTCTGATACCGTTCCGCCTTTCATTATTGCGGTTTCAGGGAGTGTTGCTGTGGGAAAGAGTACAACAGCTCGATTGCTAAAAGTTTTTCTCTCCCAATGTTTTCCCGCCTTAAGAGTGGAATTGATGACAACGGATGGCTTTCTTTTTCCTAATAAGCAGTTGGAGACTTTGGGAATTATGAACCGCAAAGGTTTTCCAGAATCTTATGATATGGCTGAATTAAAAGCCTTTATGCGAGATGTTAAGACCAATATGCCTTATTTGAAGATTCCTCAATATTCTCATGATATTGCCGATCGAGTGAAAGAATCTCTTGAGATTCCTCTTCCAGAAATTTTAATTGTAGAGGGGATCAATGTCCTTCAAATTATGGGGCCTGATCAATTTTTTATTGGAGAATATGCGGACTTATCGATTTATGTGGATGCAGAAACCTCTTTGATTGAAAAGTGGTATATGGAGCGATATGCGTTACTTCGCGAATATGCTTTAAGGGAGCCTGAGCGCTACCACCAAGTGTCTGCAGGCATGTCGTATGAACAAGCTATGGCTCATGCTAAGAAAACTTGGAAAGAAGTGAATTTGGTTAATTTAGAAGAATATATCTTGCCTACTAGAGATCGGGCAGATATTGTCATCCATAAATGTAAGAAGCATTTTATTGATTCGATTTGGATGCGACGTTATTAG